In Exiguobacterium sp. 9-2, the genomic window TCAGGAAATCGCCAAACTTACCGGCGTCACAAAACGAACGCTTTATCATTATGAGACGTTCGGTCTCCTTGTGCCAAAGCGCAACGATGCCGGTCACCGATATTATAGCAGTGAGGATCTTTTACGTTTACAACAAATCCTTCTCTATCGCTCTCTTGATTTTCCGCTGTCAGAAATCCAAAGATTACTTACACAATCTGACTCCAGTCATCACACGATATTGAAAAAACAAATTGTACTACTTCAAGAAAAAGCTTCGCATTATCAGATGCTCGCTCAACTCGCTGAACAAACATTACTCACTTTAATAGGAGGACTCCCCATGAAAGATGAACAATTATTCCGCGGTTTACGTCACGAAGAGATCGTCATGCACGAAAAACAACATGCAGATGAAGTCCAACAACACTACGGTGACACCGACGCCTATCGAATCAGTGCAAAAAGACAAAAACAACGTACCCCAAATGAGAAAGAAAGACTTAGCGCCATGCACAAACAACTCGATCAACGCTTGACGATCCTTTACCGCGACGGACGTGCGGCATCTGACCCGGACGTTCAACAGGTCGTCAAGGAACAACATGACTTCATCGATACGTACTATTACCCATGTGAGTTATCTAT contains:
- a CDS encoding MerR family transcriptional regulator yields the protein MMYSTQEIAKLTGVTKRTLYHYETFGLLVPKRNDAGHRYYSSEDLLRLQQILLYRSLDFPLSEIQRLLTQSDSSHHTILKKQIVLLQEKASHYQMLAQLAEQTLLTLIGGLPMKDEQLFRGLRHEEIVMHEKQHADEVQQHYGDTDAYRISAKRQKQRTPNEKERLSAMHKQLDQRLTILYRDGRAASDPDVQQVVKEQHDFIDTYYYPCELSIFESLGQMYVSDERFRAYYDAYAPGLSSFYSEAISHYTEATSN